The following is a genomic window from Takifugu rubripes chromosome 13, fTakRub1.2, whole genome shotgun sequence.
AGGCGCTAAAACAGGATGATTTCTGAAACAAGTGACCTGTGACATGACAATCATTAGCATTATATTAGCATTTACAAGCTACACATATTACCCATAGTTTCTCACTAAAAGAAATAACAGTCTTCCccattgtggggaaaaaaacaataatatggACAACAATAATACATGTAACCACAGTCAGGGATTAAAATTGATGTAACACAATCCTCAAAGGTTTGAAATCCATTAAAACCAAACTACTGACCTGAGTGCAGAGATATTGACCAAAGCGAGCCAGACCCTGCTGGTGGAGGCCCAGCAGAGGAAAGATCTTGAAAAACCGTTCCACTTGTGCCAGGTCAACCGCTGCTACAGCTTCATCCAACTTCTCGGCAACGATGACCCTCAGCTTCTGCTCTGCTTCCTGAAGCATCAGCAGACTGGCGTCCACGCTGCTGCCTGCGGAGACACAATAATAAAGACAACGTCGCAGGCCGTATATATAGATTTAATCTGTTTTGGAGGCGATAGTGGTGGGACTCTTGTTCTGTTAAAGCAAAGGCTTCTTACTTTCCTCTCCCTGCCTGCTGAGTTCAATGACAGACTGATCCAGAGACAGGTATCGGTGGATGTGGGCGGCGGCCTGCTCGTAGTCCTCGTTGCGTAATGCCGTCTGCACCCCATCGGTGCAGAATTTAAGATTGAGGATGTCGTCAGCTCGCTCGATGACATTATACAGCCTTGTCTGCAGAGAAACAAACGACATATCAGCACCCTGTGCAAGTGATTGAACTGTTGCTTTAAAAAGGTTAGAGTTGTTACCTTTGCCAGGTCTAATTGCCTGACTTTGCAGCTGACGTTTTCAGCCAGGCTGCAGGTAAAGGTGATCATGCCCGACAGCTGACTGGCATCTCCTCCAATCAACTGAAGGCTGGGTCTGCAGGCAGAGTCAAGAACAGCCTGTAAGCTCACATACACGATGGTTTTGAGAGGACAAAATGTGTCCAGGCTGTACCCCATCCTCTGCAGTGCCAGCATCTTCGTGTGAATGCCCCCCTCCTGCCCAACCAGTCGGTCCAGCTCTGCTTCCACCTCTTTCTGTATTTGGGGAAAACAAAATAGGACAATGAATTTATCTCAAAGCTGGAAGAAGTAATAATGCACATCctacattaaattaaattaccTAGAATATTAGAAATATAAAAGAATAAGATGAAAAGAATCATGGCTGTCATTTATAATTATTcatgattttacattttaagtCTTTATAAAACCCAACAGAGAACTAGAAAACCTTCTGGTAACAGTTTACATTTCGTAACTCAATACACTTATAATAAATACACACCAGAAGGCATTTATTTTGGCTCGAAAAAGTAACTTCCATTGTTTATAAGGCCAGAATATCAAAACATTGTCTTTCACCTGATCGAGTGAATAACATCAAGTGCTCCCTCTGTTTATTACAAGTAAAATACTGTAAAATGCACCCGACAAACTTACACTAAGGGAAGTCACTTTTGCTGCATAAACTCTAAACCCACCAGAAGCTCCAGGCCGACTTTAAAAGACCTGTTTTCCACATCTTGTAGTTAAAACTCCCAACTGTTTGGCTCAGTAGCCTCCCGGAAGTTTAGCTTGGTAACGTGTTCAAGCTCAGACAAACGCGCCGTTTACTATCTAAACACGAACCTCCTGCACGCAGAGCTGCTGATAAACCTTCTCCAGGTCTTCCAACTCCGTCAGGGATGAAATGTTCTCCATGCTGACAGAAGATGGAGCAGAATCGCATCTCTGGGCTACCAGGGAGGCGCTGTCAGCCATCTTCCGACACGGACAGCACACAGCTGCCAACGTCACAAATCCGGGAGCCTTATTTTTCTCAGAGTTTGGACTGTCAGGCAGGGCCTTAGACTATTGGTATTGGTACCGCTTCAAAACTCGGAACTCTTACAAAGAAAGACACGGTTTATATTTTGCTCAAGTGAACTGGCTCAACTCTACTCTCAGTGGGATGTAAATAGTAGCTCACgcatgttttaatcatttatcACGGGGTCCGACTGTCGCGGCACAGCCTGACAGCACAACAGAAGGTATTAGCAGCTCTTGTACGCATGCGCAGTTTGAATGCCGTTACGCGTCGAGTGATAATGTAACATGTGTAAAAATGTATTCAGATAAATTTTGATGTAAATAATTTGCCAACCGTTATTAGAAAAatacatcttttaaaaaaatctttttaaataCGCATCATCTGCATAAAACAACGAGCGAGTATCTTGTATTAAGCTGCTAGGTGTTAGAACTTACAAAAACCTTATCAaaacctgattaaaaaggttcGATTTAGTGTAATTTTCAACGATATGTCAAGACTTTGGGTTCTCTCAAGATCAAAACGTTAAATTGCGATGTGATTTCTTTTCGATTTTTAAATCTATTTCCTAGAAAGGTGGCTGTATAATGGATGACCTCCTTATGCTTCAGTGGGCTTCTGTTTGAAAACTATTTCACCTCTAAAAGGAACCAGGCCAGCGCATTCAGAAAATAACATTGACTTAGCTGTACATGACTGCTCCTGAAAAAGAATCCTATTCAGTTGGTACTGGCATCGTGTGTAGACCTTTGAATTGACCAATGGACAATATAAAAGGCAAATTACAGTTGCTCTAAGAGTTCAATTTGGACTAAATTAATCGTAAAGTGCTGCATGTTCTTCCTCCTCGCAACAGGGGAAACACTTTGTAATCCAAAAGTTAAATTTAACTGTATCTCAAAACATACCATGATCACATTGTAATTGACATTGGAGGAATCGGAGCTTTTCTCTCAACAACCTTCATCAGCATTATGAAGGATGTTGGATTTCTTTAGGATTAATGGTGTCGAAAGTTTAAATTGCAAAACAAATTCCCAGCTTGGGAACCGGTCCAGCAAATTAAATTAGTTGCGGCGTCATCCTCATGGGTGGAAATGGCTCCATGGAGACATGGAAACTCTGGAGACAGCAAAGGAAACATGAACCAACATGTTGCATCAAGCAGGTAAAAATATCCTAAAACTGTTCCAGGTGatgtaaaaaaacagaaaaggaaacaaGCATGTAAAATAAACATCACATGCAACCGGCAGGCGTGTAACACCTTGTTTTAACAGAATGGCAGACAAACACCGAATAGAGAAAATGGTATTTATTAAAGGAAATCTCTGTTGGGAATGAGAACAGAGCATTATTCCCaaatgaaattaaaacaccACCAGATCTAAACACTTTAAATATTACACCTTTAAACGGATATCCACAGGAGGAACACtgaacacaaacaacaggaaactTTTTCCACAcagacataaataaatacaaaaaaatagtCTTCCTTATACAAATGTTAGATTCATTCTTGCAGTGAGCTGGCTGGTTTAGACGTTACACTGAGTAGTAAAACAGGTAGCATTTGATACATTTTCAGtgcaaataaaatagaaaacagtGGTCTGCAGTGGACTTTGTCATAACATGATGgttggtatgtgtgtgtgtgtgtgtgtgtgtgtgtggagaggcctTTCATATCAAACCAGAACACTGATTCTTGTCCAGGATGCTCAGCGGGCCTGAGGTGCAGGTGGTGACTGTAACACATGTAAACTCTGAGCAAACACACTTTACATTCTGTCACATATAGTCACATTCAAGGCTCAAGTCAAAGTGAATCAGTCACGTCTGAACTCTGACCTCGACCACTAATACAGCTCAGAAAACATGCTGCACCAGCGTAGCCCCGCTATGGATGCAAACGTAAACAAGTCCCATCTAATAATCTGTGTAAAACCTGGCCTGTCTGCTGCAGGCACCTTCACCCCATGTCTAATTTAATGCAACAATGCCCCTAAAATCAGTTATTTGAGCATCAAACttgtgcaaaagaaaaaaacaaaacaaaccccaaacaaacaagGTGGTTTTTAGTAAATAGACCTGCATCCTGGAGGTGGttattaaagtcatttaaatttgGTATCTTTAAAATGGCCAAACGGTCTTAAGTTGCAAAGATAGGGGCTGGAATCAGCCTCAACAGATAATGGAACTGGGGTATTTGGGCATTTAGAAAGGGAGATGCCCCTTCTACCATCGTGATAGCTTATTTTGCACCGGTCTATCAAAAATTAAGAACTGGCTGAACTCTGCACAGCAGAATAAGGTGCTGCTTGTGctgatataataataaatatacagtaaacGCGTGCAGCACTCTGGAGACTCAGCTGTTGTTGCCGCTGGTCTCCGAGCGACCGGCCGCAGCCAAAAAAACAATTTGTGACTTGACGGAGCGTGAAGCACTAATCTGTTTGCTAAAAGCTGAAAACGGTGTCGTTGCTGCACAGATATTAAACACGATAACGTCTAAAGGAAGAGATATCCGCCGTCGGGAAAGCTCCGCTCGCCTGCAATGGCGAGACGAGACGGAGGCAGGACTGGttcatgaataaaaacaaacccaccCACCAGCTGCTTAAAACGGTAAATTATTTTCTAAGAAGCGCTTTAAAAAGTTACGGCTGAAGGAAGTGTGAGGGTTCAAACAGCTTTGTTTCATGTCTCCAGATATTAAACAGAAAAAGTAGTCGTTGTCATGTAAACAGACTGAACACAGGAGACACAAGAACCCAGTTTCTCAGACAGGTGCAGCCGTTGCGCCGCTTCAGTTCTTATTTCTCTGCAGAGCTTCACACAGGTTGTGGTTTGGATCTGGCTCCTGACTCATAACctccacacactcccactcGCCGCTGCCGCTCGACCGTTTCACCGCCTCCACCACCGTCTGCACGTACAGACCGTCCTCGAACGTGGGCGCCAAGGCGACGGGTCCCCGCGCCCACGACCTGCGCTCCTCGTGAGCCTGGAACGACTGCCTCAACGCCTTCACCATGGCGCTCAAGCCCTGCAGGTGAGGCAGGGGCATGTCTTTTGactctggccccgcccacccgccGCCACCGGACAGCAGCTCCTCACTTCTGCTGCCGTTGCGTTGACCGTAAAGTTCCGTCCCCCTGGCGACCAGTCTCCCAGAAGAGCCGACTATCATGACTTCATGCACGAATGATCCGGGCATGTTGAAGTTCAACATTACAGTGCAACACACGCCAGATGAGGACGAGCTGGAGCCGCCCATCAACATCTGGAAGAAACAAAAGTCATCGCTGGTGATGCGGCGGATTCCTCGGATCAAACCTTTTTGTTGGACGAAGGTCCGCAGTAAGCCGTGAACCCGAGAGGCTCGCGCACCGGTGAGGAAGCTGAGGAGGTCGATGATGGCGGAGCCGACCGTGTGCAGACCTCCTCCCCCCATCAGCTCTTCACACGTCCAACCGTACGAATGATCCAGGAGGCTCGGGCCGTAGACGCGCACGTCACAGACCTGCATCTCGCCAATGTATCCATCGGCCAGCAGCTTGTGCATCGCAACAAAGGCCGGAAGGAAGCGCAGGGTATTACCCATCATGCTCAGCAGCTGGGGGTAGTAGCGGGCCGCTGtgaccattttaaaagaatCGACCGCAGTCGCAGCCTTCTCACACACCACATTTTTACCTATACCTGTGGGGACGGAAGAGTAATTTGGTAAACTCACAGCAACAGATAACACGCGTCTATTCTCCAGCTCTTTCGTAGTTTCTACAGAGTTTATGACTTTATGACAAGAGCAGAGAAATCACGTTGAAACTATCACAgtacaaaatgaataaaaagaacATATTCATGATCTAGCTTTTAGGTTTTTGTATTAGTATGTACCTCTTCATAATATTTTCAACAtttcaaggtgtgtgtgtgtttatatgtaaCATTTTGTAGTTTGAGGATATCCTGTTGGTTTCCTATCAAAATGGTTGTTTTTTAATCCATAAACCAGAGGGTTTAAAGTCTCCTTCATGTCTGATAACGCAGAGGATGGGCCTAGTTTGCATGGACGTTAATAATCAGTTGCTCTTTGTCTGTACTGATAAGGATAAGTCCTCTGTGGGGACTCACTCAGGAAATTTCAActaaaacaggaagctgaggcCAGAGCTCAGGAATGCCATCAGATACAGCGAGTCACTGTTATAGATCAACTCCCTTGATGTGGATGTGGGAAAATCACCTGTTTTGTGTTACTAAATGACTGGAGAGACGTCAAAGACGTGCGTGCGGCTCAACTTACCCAATGCTTTCACAGCAATCTGCCTCGTCATCGATGGTGGAATATAAATGCACACAAGGTCAACGTCTGGGTGAAGGAGGACGTCGTCTGATCGGCTTGTGTGAAATGGGATACTGAGCTCTTCTGCCAGGCAGCGTGCTTCATCTTCGCTTTGACCCCAGAGCGCATGAACCTCAAAGCCTTCCGCCTTTAACATCGGGACCAGCACTCGAGCTGTGCTCCCTGTGCCAAAAACACCAACTCCCGGCAACATGGCAGCGCCGCCCACAGCAACTTTATGTGCGAACCATGATCAGCTTGACAAAGATTCCAGCAAACGGGTCGGTGTGTCTGACATGGCTTTGGCTGCGTCTGTAAATCACCTACAGtccctgtaaaaacccaaaataaaagaacatttaaTGAAGTTGAATGGACAGGTTCATATATTTTATTATGGGTCAGCGTTTTAGTCATTATGCTGTTTTCATAGGCAATCAAAAAGAAACTTAATCCAGCTCTGTGCAATATCCACCGAGCAAAACCGTCCCATGGAGGtccaaacatgtttttcttatcagcaggttctgacagTCGCTCGCATTGTGTGCGGCTACATAGTGAACATGCCATTCCCGAGCTGTCCCACACCCATTACCAATCCACACCGTCTCTACCTCAGTCCAATCGTTCAGGTGCCCGACGAGCACACGTTTGGCACCGAGGTAGTTATATTTAGTGATTTGATCAATTTGGCTTTGTGGCACGTGTCACAACACAAAGAGGGTGGTGGGAGCACCTGGTCGCATCTATTTAtttctggaaaataaaaaacaatgacCACTGTGTCAGACTTTAGGTACCGGGGCTTAAAGAGGAATCATAAAAACATTATTTCCTTTTACCACATTTCAAACCATGACAGACGTGAGCGTTACGGGCTGAATATGGTGTCTCGTTCCTAGGTAGCCCGACCGGAAACGCCAAACCTCCACGCCTGCCGTAGTCTGTGAAAGCTTCCTCATCAAACTACAGGACTTCAGATCAAACTACACAAAACGTACACATGTGGCGGAACTTGCATCACACTTGTCTTTATCAAACACATTGCAAAGTAGCTTTTGAAGTAATAAAAAAAGTAAAGCTAAGCTCTTCAACATTGTCGTATAGATTttagttatatatatattttaaaaaacgaTATGGTGACAGAAGGTACCCACAGATTCATTAGAGACAAGTGTGAAATAAAAGCTATTAAGTCAAATAAACTCCTGAAGTGCCTGGGCTACCTTAGATAAGCCAAATCAGCTAACGCGTCTAGCTAGCAGACAGCCACATTACAAAGGGAAATGGCTCCGGACAGAAGCAGGTACATCGCGTCATTTCTATTTAAAGTCTATCTTTTGAGAAGGGTTATTCGAACACTTACAAGTACAACTCAAAAGAGTGGAAATACCAATTACCTACTGTTTCCCAGGACAACATCGACAGCGATTATGCGCTCAGCCGGGCGCTGGCCAGTTGCTAATGGTAACTTGTGCGGCAACGACAGAGGAGGAGCGCCAGAGATGCTAAAGAGACGGTTCAATGGTAGTTACAATAGTACGATATAGTATTTAGAAAC
Proteins encoded in this region:
- the gfod2 gene encoding glucose-fructose oxidoreductase domain-containing protein 2; the encoded protein is MLPGVGVFGTGSTARVLVPMLKAEGFEVHALWGQSEDEARCLAEELSIPFHTSRSDDVLLHPDVDLVCIYIPPSMTRQIAVKALGIGKNVVCEKAATAVDSFKMVTAARYYPQLLSMMGNTLRFLPAFVAMHKLLADGYIGEMQVCDVRVYGPSLLDHSYGWTCEELMGGGGLHTVGSAIIDLLSFLTGARASRVHGLLRTFVQQKGLIRGIRRITSDDFCFFQMLMGGSSSSSSGVCCTVMLNFNMPGSFVHEVMIVGSSGRLVARGTELYGQRNGSRSEELLSGGGGWAGPESKDMPLPHLQGLSAMVKALRQSFQAHEERRSWARGPVALAPTFEDGLYVQTVVEAVKRSSGSGEWECVEVMSQEPDPNHNLCEALQRNKN